The following are from one region of the Candidatus Dadabacteria bacterium genome:
- a CDS encoding ABC transporter permease — MSRFLSEVTNSCLNFIFGVGEVCFFFWNSIVATVTPPYDYGLLVAQIYDIGFRSISIVVVSAMAIGMVMVVQMAWGFAWFGAKGLVGPMVTLAFVRELGPIITSLLVGGRVGSGITAEISSMKVTEQIDAIKTLGADPIRKLVSPRLMACIISFPLLAVISNLAGIGGAMIISQMELNVKPTLFIESIRGWVSLEDLMTGISKTLFFGIIVAITGCYVGMKAEGGTRGVGNATTKTVVISLFLIILFDFILSKIFVIAIYDF; from the coding sequence ATGAGCAGGTTTCTGTCCGAGGTGACCAACAGTTGCCTTAACTTCATTTTCGGGGTCGGGGAGGTCTGCTTTTTTTTCTGGAATTCGATCGTGGCCACTGTTACTCCTCCTTATGACTACGGTCTTCTGGTTGCCCAGATATACGATATAGGCTTTCGTTCAATTTCCATAGTAGTGGTTTCTGCTATGGCGATTGGAATGGTGATGGTGGTGCAGATGGCGTGGGGATTTGCCTGGTTCGGGGCGAAGGGGCTTGTGGGTCCCATGGTCACGCTTGCATTCGTTAGGGAACTCGGTCCCATAATAACCTCTCTTCTCGTGGGCGGCAGGGTTGGTTCCGGAATCACGGCTGAGATAAGTTCAATGAAGGTCACGGAGCAGATAGACGCCATAAAGACCCTTGGGGCCGATCCGATCAGAAAGCTCGTTTCGCCGAGACTTATGGCGTGCATCATCTCCTTCCCGCTGCTTGCCGTCATATCGAACCTCGCCGGCATAGGGGGAGCGATGATTATCTCGCAGATGGAACTTAACGTGAAACCCACTCTCTTTATCGAGAGCATAAGGGGCTGGGTTTCTCTTGAGGACCTTATGACCGGTATTTCCAAGACGCTGTTTTTCGGAATCATAGTGGCGATTACCGGCTGCTATGTGGGAATGAAGGCCGAGGGAGGAACGCGCGGAGTCGGGAACGCCACCACTAAAACGGTCGTGATCTCGCTTTTTCTGATAATACTTTTCGACTTCATTCTCTCGAAGATATTCGTTATCGCCATTTACGACTTCTAG
- the grxC gene encoding glutaredoxin 3, translating into MSSVTIYTSAYCTYCRRAKKLLERKQVDYEEVRLDEDAEKRKEMVERLNWRTVPMIFVNEQFIGGYDQLAALERSGELDSMLGSAAPGDS; encoded by the coding sequence TTGAGTTCCGTAACGATATACACGAGCGCTTACTGCACTTACTGCAGAAGGGCAAAAAAGCTTCTTGAGAGAAAACAGGTGGATTATGAAGAGGTAAGGCTTGACGAAGATGCGGAGAAAAGAAAAGAGATGGTTGAGAGACTGAACTGGAGAACCGTGCCCATGATCTTCGTAAACGAGCAATTCATAGGAGGTTACGATCAGCTCGCGGCCCTTGAGCGCTCAGGAGAGCTTGACAGCATGCTCGGTTCCGCCGCCCCAGGCGATTCCTGA
- a CDS encoding TonB-dependent receptor, whose amino-acid sequence MNGLKAFFTFILLVFLFPHAGFSEQEEPKKIIVTGTKTWIDVDRLGSSVTVINREEIERSGEKDISSILSRVTGFNVVGTGSRGGNSSIFVRGGQSDYNLVMINGVQINQAGGGFDISSLTTESVERIEIIKGAHSSLYGSDAASSVINIITKRGSGKIKRTGSVALGFRAEDAMILEHSASVSGSLEKLGYFLSHQRIVDEGILEINNDYKNNNFTANLNLEASDNLNLSFFSLYRDSKFEFPTAGAGDRFDAFADPDSQTKEKSFITGSDIVFSPTQWWENSLKIGYMRLDRESYDGPEPVELDGAESEFDTLDKRISLEYGSSLFVDLDQISSIISTGFEYEKESFKTDSLDESRKNYAFYAQKNLALLKTFFVTAGIRYDDNEAFGSEWSPSIFVKWKVKESGTEIRGGVSRGIKEANFFENFSTAFGTIPNQDLKPEETLTAEIGINQPLFDNAVEFDLSFFQNKFKNIIAYSFTPFENGTNYENISRAESEGAEAVIRFYPSDTLTLSTAYTYVKTDVTDDGGLGSAAFSEGERLIRVPEHSLSFNAGYSKNAINLSLSGSYVGSRDDVDWSGFPSTRVKNDSFFLVDAAASYEISLKGFVDKIRLFSRVNNLFNKDYENVFGFSSPGFSMISGVSVVR is encoded by the coding sequence ATGAACGGCCTTAAGGCATTTTTTACCTTTATTTTGCTTGTGTTCCTGTTCCCGCACGCGGGTTTTTCCGAGCAAGAGGAACCGAAAAAGATCATAGTAACGGGGACAAAAACCTGGATTGACGTCGACCGTCTAGGGTCTTCCGTTACCGTCATCAACAGAGAGGAGATTGAGAGAAGCGGGGAAAAAGACATCTCGTCCATACTCTCGAGAGTAACGGGATTCAACGTAGTCGGCACGGGAAGCCGTGGAGGCAACTCCTCGATTTTCGTGAGGGGCGGTCAGTCGGATTACAATCTCGTGATGATAAACGGCGTTCAGATAAACCAGGCCGGAGGAGGTTTCGACATCTCTTCTCTTACTACCGAGAGTGTAGAGAGAATAGAGATAATAAAAGGCGCACACTCTTCTCTTTACGGTTCAGACGCGGCGTCTTCCGTTATAAACATAATAACGAAGCGCGGCAGCGGAAAAATCAAAAGGACAGGATCAGTGGCCCTAGGATTCCGTGCCGAAGACGCCATGATCCTCGAGCATTCCGCGAGTGTATCGGGCAGCTTGGAGAAACTGGGATATTTTCTTTCTCACCAGAGAATCGTCGATGAGGGCATTTTAGAGATCAACAACGATTACAAAAACAATAACTTCACGGCAAACCTGAACTTGGAAGCAAGCGATAATTTAAATCTCTCCTTCTTCTCCTTATACAGAGACTCAAAGTTTGAATTCCCGACCGCAGGCGCGGGGGACAGATTCGACGCTTTCGCCGACCCCGACAGCCAGACTAAAGAAAAATCATTTATCACGGGTTCGGACATCGTTTTTTCCCCGACGCAATGGTGGGAGAATTCACTTAAGATCGGCTATATGAGGCTTGACCGGGAAAGCTACGATGGTCCCGAGCCCGTTGAACTGGATGGGGCAGAGTCAGAGTTTGACACTCTCGACAAAAGAATATCCCTTGAATACGGGTCCAGCCTCTTTGTCGACCTTGATCAGATCTCGAGCATAATCTCAACTGGGTTTGAGTATGAAAAGGAAAGCTTCAAGACCGACTCCCTAGATGAATCAAGAAAAAACTACGCCTTCTACGCTCAGAAAAACCTCGCACTGCTTAAAACGTTTTTCGTAACAGCGGGCATAAGGTATGACGACAATGAAGCGTTCGGGAGCGAGTGGAGTCCGAGCATCTTCGTTAAGTGGAAGGTAAAAGAATCGGGAACCGAGATAAGGGGAGGGGTAAGCAGGGGAATCAAGGAAGCGAACTTCTTTGAAAATTTCAGTACGGCTTTCGGAACAATACCTAACCAGGACCTAAAACCCGAAGAGACCCTGACCGCGGAAATAGGCATTAATCAGCCGCTGTTTGACAACGCGGTCGAATTCGACCTGAGCTTTTTCCAGAACAAATTCAAAAACATTATCGCCTACAGTTTCACACCTTTTGAGAATGGAACTAACTACGAGAACATAAGCCGTGCGGAGTCAGAGGGCGCAGAAGCCGTAATCCGCTTCTACCCGAGCGACACTTTAACTCTGAGCACAGCCTACACGTACGTTAAAACCGATGTGACTGACGACGGCGGCTTGGGGTCTGCGGCCTTTTCCGAAGGGGAAAGGCTCATACGGGTACCCGAACATTCGCTCTCATTTAACGCAGGATATTCAAAAAACGCTATTAACCTCAGTCTTTCGGGAAGCTACGTAGGCAGCAGGGATGACGTGGACTGGAGCGGGTTTCCGAGCACCAGAGTTAAAAACGATTCTTTTTTCCTCGTTGACGCGGCGGCTTCCTACGAAATCAGCCTGAAGGGGTTTGTCGACAAAATCAGGCTGTTCTCAAGAGTAAACAACCTGTTCAATAAGGATTACGAAAATGTTTTCGGCTTTTCATCCCCGGGGTTCAGCATGATTTCAGGAGTTTCAGTAGTGCGGTAG